A stretch of Fundicoccus culcitae DNA encodes these proteins:
- the trpS gene encoding tryptophan--tRNA ligase: MKPTIFSGVQPSGIPTIGNYIGAMKGFVDLQDDYETTYCIVNQHAITVYQDPKTLSQTTRLLAALYIAMGLDPQKSTIFIQSDVPAHAQAAWIVLCQTGVGELERMTQYKDKAQKQEVVSAGLLAYPALMVADIILYDAQYIPVGEDQKQHLELTRNFVDRFNNRYGNGKDLLVKPEPMIPKSGGRILSLQDPTSKMSKSDANTKAFISMLDEPKTIIKKIKSAVTDSVGEVNYDKENQPAISNLLDIYSALSNRSIDDLVNEYHSLGYGKFKSDVADQVVATFEPIQQKYHQLVNSQELTDILVEGAKTANETATRTLSRMEKAIGLTYKPSLY, translated from the coding sequence ATGAAACCGACTATTTTTTCTGGCGTACAGCCTTCTGGTATCCCGACTATCGGTAACTATATTGGAGCAATGAAAGGGTTTGTTGATTTACAAGATGACTACGAAACGACTTATTGTATTGTCAATCAACATGCCATCACTGTTTATCAAGACCCAAAAACCTTATCCCAAACAACACGTTTGTTAGCAGCACTTTACATCGCAATGGGATTAGATCCCCAAAAATCAACCATTTTTATACAATCAGACGTTCCAGCTCACGCTCAGGCTGCTTGGATTGTTCTTTGTCAAACTGGAGTCGGCGAGTTGGAACGTATGACCCAATACAAAGACAAAGCCCAAAAACAAGAAGTTGTCAGCGCTGGTTTACTAGCCTATCCAGCTCTTATGGTAGCAGATATAATTCTATACGATGCACAATACATTCCAGTTGGGGAAGATCAAAAACAGCATTTAGAATTAACCCGTAATTTTGTCGATCGGTTTAATAATCGCTATGGTAACGGGAAAGATTTATTGGTTAAACCTGAACCTATGATTCCAAAGAGTGGTGGGCGGATACTTAGTTTACAAGATCCCACAAGTAAAATGAGCAAATCAGATGCAAATACTAAAGCATTTATCTCCATGTTAGATGAACCCAAGACAATCATTAAAAAAATTAAAAGTGCAGTAACGGATTCTGTCGGTGAAGTGAATTACGATAAAGAAAATCAACCCGCCATTAGTAACCTCTTAGATATTTATTCTGCATTAAGTAATCGCTCGATTGATGATTTAGTGAATGAATACCATTCACTAGGTTATGGTAAGTTCAAATCCGATGTTGCTGATCAAGTTGTTGCAACATTTGAGCCTATTCAACAAAAATATCATCAATTAGTTAACAGTCAAGAACTCACCGATATTCTAGTTGAAGGTGCTAAGACGGCTAACGAGACGGCAACGAGAACTTTAAGTCGTATGGAAAAAGCTATTGGGTTAACCTATAAGCCTAGTCTTTATTAA
- a CDS encoding peptidoglycan-binding protein — MKKIKFVGVSLLASVLLSGPLAMSTASFVNVSPIIVQAQEEGLTVRVGYGAPHGNQSFGTAVVVLNGETIVDVQLDEFQFVEGDQWVGVPNSDEGFGENYPEGYNLASKRLNSDAYSEMMTEHAGATVTYNDNLDALQDFAIGKTLAELEESIAELTALGEDGNVSDVVSGATLVDSSGYLQLVVDTANNGFEFAIANAENAEIKQTLAAPHGTRSFAIATAVVDGDTVLSGSIDEFQFVEGEDWTGVPNSDGKFGENYPEGTVLVSKLMDSEGYSAMMTENAGSTISYIDNMAAISEFVSGKTIAELEEAVAELEGLGEEGNVADVVSGATLVDAGGYIQAIIDAAQQ, encoded by the coding sequence ATGAAAAAAATTAAATTTGTCGGTGTTAGTCTTTTAGCTTCTGTTTTGTTATCTGGCCCTCTAGCTATGTCAACCGCTAGTTTTGTTAATGTATCTCCAATAATTGTTCAAGCTCAAGAAGAAGGCTTAACTGTACGTGTAGGCTATGGTGCCCCTCATGGTAATCAATCATTTGGAACAGCTGTTGTTGTTTTAAATGGCGAAACGATTGTCGATGTTCAGCTAGATGAATTCCAATTTGTTGAAGGTGATCAATGGGTAGGTGTTCCAAACTCTGATGAAGGCTTTGGAGAAAATTATCCTGAAGGCTATAACTTAGCGAGCAAACGTTTAAATTCAGATGCTTATTCTGAAATGATGACTGAGCATGCAGGAGCAACCGTAACTTATAACGATAACTTAGATGCTTTACAAGATTTTGCAATTGGCAAAACATTAGCTGAACTAGAAGAATCAATTGCTGAATTAACGGCTCTTGGAGAAGATGGCAATGTTTCTGATGTTGTTTCTGGTGCAACATTAGTCGATTCATCCGGCTATTTACAGCTAGTCGTAGATACAGCTAATAATGGTTTTGAGTTTGCCATTGCAAATGCTGAAAATGCAGAAATTAAACAAACGTTAGCTGCCCCACATGGTACACGTTCATTTGCAATTGCAACGGCAGTTGTTGATGGTGATACGGTATTAAGTGGCTCCATCGATGAATTCCAATTTGTTGAAGGTGAAGATTGGACAGGTGTACCTAATTCAGATGGTAAATTTGGTGAAAATTATCCTGAAGGAACTGTTTTAGTTTCTAAATTAATGGATTCTGAAGGCTATTCAGCAATGATGACTGAAAATGCTGGTTCAACAATTAGCTACATTGACAACATGGCTGCTATTTCTGAATTTGTTTCTGGTAAAACAATAGCTGAATTAGAAGAAGCTGTTGCTGAACTTGAAGGTTTAGGTGAAGAAGGTAATGTAGCAGATGTCGTTTCTGGAGCAACTTTAGTGGATGCTGGTGGATACATCCAAGCTATTATCGATGCAGCACAACAATAA
- the sufU gene encoding Fe-S cluster assembly sulfur transfer protein SufU, translated as MHLNNLSSLYREVILDHAQHPHNRKKLENPSGQMELLNPTCGDAIMVQWTSEDNLIKEVAFEGYGCSISIASASLMTDALMGKSIEQAIQLINTFNTLITSTEEISDSLLNELGDAVLLEGIQQFPARYKCAILAWRAIEYGINGQHQNTRRANLD; from the coding sequence ATGCACTTAAATAATTTATCGTCTTTGTATCGCGAAGTCATCTTAGACCACGCGCAACATCCTCACAATCGAAAAAAGCTTGAAAATCCAAGTGGTCAGATGGAACTTTTAAATCCAACGTGTGGGGATGCCATTATGGTTCAATGGACGAGTGAAGATAATTTAATCAAAGAGGTTGCTTTTGAAGGTTATGGCTGTTCAATCAGTATTGCTAGTGCTAGCTTAATGACCGATGCACTGATGGGAAAATCGATTGAACAGGCGATTCAACTAATTAATACCTTTAATACATTGATTACTTCAACGGAAGAAATTAGTGATTCCCTATTAAATGAACTAGGTGATGCCGTTTTATTAGAGGGGATTCAACAATTCCCGGCACGTTATAAATGCGCCATCTTAGCATGGAGAGCTATAGAATATGGTATTAACGGACAGCATCAGAATACTCGTCGTGCAAACCTTGATTAA
- a CDS encoding Fur family transcriptional regulator, producing the protein MSTSHIQTKPELHQAEEHDHHKSDNEHLFEEVIQELKDKHIRITAQREAIIKYLIESETHPTVEQIYQDLLPHHKSLSLATVYNNLKTLVDEGYVYEMKFSDVTSRYDFIRHQHGHIICTKCGRVSDFDIPNISQIHAAAREQTHYLVNGMNLEIRGICPECQKDL; encoded by the coding sequence ATGTCAACATCACATATACAAACAAAACCAGAATTACACCAAGCAGAAGAACACGATCACCATAAAAGTGACAATGAACATTTATTTGAGGAGGTTATTCAGGAATTGAAAGATAAACATATTCGTATAACTGCTCAAAGAGAAGCAATCATCAAATATTTGATTGAGAGTGAGACTCATCCTACCGTTGAACAAATTTACCAAGATTTATTGCCTCATCACAAGAGTCTCAGTTTAGCAACCGTTTATAATAATTTAAAAACACTAGTAGATGAAGGTTATGTTTATGAAATGAAGTTTTCAGATGTAACTAGTCGCTATGACTTTATTCGTCATCAACATGGGCATATTATTTGTACTAAATGTGGACGAGTTTCGGATTTTGATATTCCTAATATCAGCCAAATCCATGCAGCAGCACGCGAACAAACACATTATCTAGTCAATGGAATGAATCTTGAAATTCGTGGGATTTGTCCAGAATGTCAAAAAGATTTGTAA
- a CDS encoding L,D-transpeptidase family protein: protein MGKRGFDKFKPIYGVIILVIVFAIIYFGGVWYYQSHFLPNTRFNSISIGNDSVVSAQEELTKQLNQKEIVFSEGENALGFINLEQLDVQVSATNQLNELLDHQSTFGWPLNMLRLRKQEVNDATLLTYDQTMLNGLIHTLKVDNSSRTSSQDAYIANTDDNGFQIISEVEGNQVDSTSLSQAITSNVLENETELELSNAYIKPDVYQDDENLTLLMTELDKMQNTEIVLEFNHNEVQIPKNDIASWIYMDESGNPEVDKALVEEYLLALNREYASLFQTATFNSTYSGEITIEPGTYGWYIDRFGESEAIIANLHEGGSYRREPIIGGSGYMTDSYYGDSYVEVSIPHQRMWVYINGEVAIDTPIVSGLPGTSTVPGSYQVWFKEEDSTLVGYNPNTELDYEVPVEYWIAFDDQAQGIHDASWQASFGGNAYLNGGSLGCINTPPAIMGQVFELVYVGMPVIVY from the coding sequence ATGGGAAAAAGAGGGTTCGATAAATTTAAACCAATATACGGTGTTATTATTCTAGTCATAGTTTTTGCTATTATTTATTTTGGTGGCGTATGGTATTACCAATCTCATTTCTTACCAAATACACGTTTCAATTCGATATCCATTGGTAATGACTCAGTTGTCTCTGCACAAGAGGAACTGACCAAGCAATTAAACCAAAAGGAAATTGTTTTTTCTGAAGGTGAAAATGCACTTGGCTTTATTAATCTTGAACAATTGGATGTACAAGTTAGTGCGACCAATCAACTCAATGAATTATTAGATCATCAATCAACATTTGGTTGGCCACTTAATATGCTTAGATTACGTAAGCAAGAAGTGAATGATGCGACTCTTTTGACTTATGATCAAACAATGCTAAATGGATTAATCCATACGTTAAAAGTTGATAATAGTAGCCGAACAAGCTCACAAGATGCTTATATAGCTAATACCGATGACAATGGCTTTCAAATAATTTCTGAGGTAGAAGGTAATCAAGTGGATAGTACTTCTTTAAGTCAAGCAATAACATCCAATGTTTTAGAGAATGAGACGGAACTTGAATTATCCAATGCATACATTAAACCTGATGTTTATCAAGATGATGAAAATCTAACCCTATTGATGACTGAACTAGATAAAATGCAAAATACAGAGATTGTTTTAGAATTTAATCATAACGAAGTTCAGATTCCTAAAAATGACATTGCTAGCTGGATTTATATGGATGAGTCTGGAAATCCTGAGGTAGATAAAGCCCTTGTTGAAGAGTATTTACTAGCTTTAAATCGTGAATATGCTAGTTTATTTCAAACTGCTACTTTTAACAGTACTTATTCAGGTGAGATAACCATTGAACCTGGAACTTATGGTTGGTATATTGATCGCTTTGGCGAATCAGAAGCAATCATTGCTAATTTACATGAAGGTGGCTCTTATCGAAGAGAACCGATAATTGGTGGAAGTGGTTATATGACTGATTCTTATTATGGTGACAGCTATGTTGAAGTTTCAATTCCACATCAAAGAATGTGGGTCTATATAAACGGAGAGGTGGCTATAGATACCCCTATTGTGTCTGGTCTACCTGGAACAAGTACAGTACCTGGTTCTTATCAGGTATGGTTTAAAGAAGAAGATTCAACCTTAGTGGGTTATAATCCAAATACGGAATTAGATTATGAAGTGCCAGTTGAATATTGGATTGCTTTTGATGATCAAGCCCAAGGCATTCATGATGCGAGTTGGCAAGCCTCATTTGGGGGCAATGCCTATTTAAATGGCGGGTCGCTTGGATGTATTAATACGCCGCCAGCAATAATGGGACAAGTATTTGAGTTAGTCTACGTAGGCATGCCCGTCATTGTCTATTAG
- a CDS encoding SufS family cysteine desulfurase, giving the protein MEATPNTEVFTPQELKNIRDQFPILNQSVNQCPLIYFDNAATTQKPQAVIERLIAFYQTDNANIHRSVHTLGQRSTDQYETARQTLSQFIGSQDDSQIIFTSGTTAAINFLARGFAEPKLTKGDQILTTALEHHSNLVPWQELCQRTGAHLVYLPLTENTMTVDFVLLNKMDTTNVKFIVIQHVSNVLGIEQPIKQLTDWAHQRKIAIIVDGAQAVPHLSINVEEMGVDAYCFSGHKLYGPTGIGVCYLKSEHHQSTQAVNFGGEMINQVNDFDSNYKNAPWKFEAGTPPIAEAIALAQAVTYLKAMGLHKVFHQEYVLSNRLYQGLKSIEGVQLYHPLYQSNFHGIISFNLDNIHPHDAATAYDYEGIALRAGHHCAQPLMRYLKVPATLRASLAFYNTVEEVDSMLEITRAVKEFFTNALK; this is encoded by the coding sequence ATGGAAGCTACACCTAATACAGAAGTATTTACACCGCAAGAACTCAAAAATATTCGTGACCAATTTCCTATTTTGAATCAATCGGTTAATCAATGTCCACTGATTTATTTCGATAATGCCGCGACGACACAAAAACCTCAAGCGGTTATAGAACGATTAATAGCCTTTTATCAAACAGATAATGCCAATATTCACCGAAGTGTACATACACTTGGCCAACGTTCAACCGATCAATATGAAACAGCTCGCCAGACGCTTAGTCAATTCATTGGCAGTCAGGATGATTCACAAATCATTTTTACTTCAGGTACGACAGCAGCTATTAATTTTTTAGCACGAGGTTTTGCCGAGCCTAAATTAACTAAGGGTGATCAAATTTTAACAACGGCTTTAGAACATCATTCGAATTTAGTGCCTTGGCAAGAGCTGTGTCAACGTACCGGAGCACATCTAGTCTATTTACCATTGACTGAAAATACAATGACCGTTGATTTTGTTTTATTAAATAAAATGGATACGACTAACGTTAAATTCATCGTTATTCAACATGTTTCAAATGTTTTAGGCATTGAACAACCTATAAAACAACTAACGGATTGGGCCCATCAAAGAAAAATTGCTATTATCGTAGATGGTGCCCAAGCTGTACCCCATCTATCGATTAATGTTGAAGAAATGGGAGTTGACGCTTATTGCTTTAGCGGTCATAAACTGTATGGGCCAACAGGCATTGGTGTTTGTTATTTAAAAAGTGAACACCATCAATCGACACAAGCTGTTAATTTCGGTGGTGAAATGATTAATCAAGTGAATGATTTTGATAGTAATTATAAAAATGCGCCTTGGAAATTTGAAGCTGGTACACCTCCAATCGCAGAAGCCATAGCTTTAGCTCAAGCAGTGACTTACTTAAAAGCAATGGGTCTGCATAAAGTATTCCATCAGGAATATGTATTATCTAACCGCTTATATCAAGGACTTAAGTCTATTGAAGGCGTTCAATTGTATCATCCACTTTATCAAAGTAATTTCCATGGTATTATCAGTTTTAACCTTGACAATATTCATCCCCATGATGCTGCCACGGCTTATGATTATGAAGGGATAGCTTTACGTGCTGGCCATCATTGCGCCCAACCCTTGATGCGTTATTTAAAGGTGCCTGCTACTTTAAGAGCCAGTCTAGCTTTTTATAATACCGTTGAAGAAGTTGATTCAATGTTGGAGATAACCCGAGCTGTAAAGGAGTTTTTTACTAATGCACTTAAATAA
- a CDS encoding ComE operon protein 2 codes for MVDRIPWNQYFLSQSLVLSLRSTCQRLMVGAVIVREHRMIAGGYNGSVSGEEHCTQVGCYLENGRCVRTVHAEMNAIIQCSKFGASTQGADIYVTHFPCLKCTQAIIQAGIKRIIYLYDYHNHEYALRLIKQAEIEVLKVELSNDIFQQLANFNELNLRKESLD; via the coding sequence ATGGTCGATCGGATTCCTTGGAATCAATATTTCCTTTCCCAAAGTCTAGTCTTGTCATTAAGAAGTACTTGCCAACGCTTAATGGTTGGAGCTGTTATTGTTCGTGAACACCGAATGATTGCCGGGGGATATAATGGTTCTGTAAGTGGTGAAGAACATTGTACACAGGTAGGTTGCTATTTAGAAAACGGTAGATGTGTACGGACAGTACATGCTGAAATGAATGCTATTATTCAATGTAGTAAGTTTGGAGCAAGTACTCAAGGAGCAGATATTTACGTCACACATTTTCCGTGCCTAAAATGTACGCAAGCGATTATTCAAGCGGGTATCAAACGAATCATCTATTTGTATGATTATCATAACCATGAGTATGCGTTAAGACTAATTAAACAAGCTGAAATTGAAGTGTTAAAGGTAGAATTATCCAATGACATATTTCAGCAATTGGCTAATTTTAACGAATTAAATCTTCGAAAAGAAAGTTTAGACTAA
- the sufB gene encoding Fe-S cluster assembly protein SufB, with amino-acid sequence MNEEVPVLGEYNYGFSDDAKIIFSTEKGLNEAVIRTISKEKNEPQWMLDYRLKSFGIFKKKPIVEWGADLSELDFQNLTYYQKATEQPARSWEDVPIEIKETFERIGIPEAERAYLAGAAVQYESESVYHNLKQEFEKLGIIFTDTDSALKEYPELFKEYFGSVVPPTDNFEAALNSAVWSGGTFIYVPKGVKCEIPLQTYFRINNESSGQFERTLIIVDEGASIHYVEGCTAPTYSKASLHAAIVEIIVKKDAYCRYTTIQNWSNNVYNLVTKRAHAYEGATMEWIDGNLGSKVTMKYPSVYLLGERARGTMLSVAFAGKGQIQDTGAKMMHYAPHTSSSITSKSIAKDGGEVNYRGQVYFGKKSEGSISHIECDTIIMDELSKSDTIPFNEIHNGQVTLEHEAKVSRISQEQLFYLMSRGLTEEEATGMLVMGFVEPFTKELPMEYAVELNRLIAYSMEGSVG; translated from the coding sequence ATGAATGAAGAAGTACCTGTTTTAGGAGAATATAATTATGGATTTAGTGATGACGCAAAAATTATTTTTTCAACAGAAAAAGGTTTAAACGAAGCAGTTATTCGCACAATTTCTAAAGAAAAAAATGAACCTCAATGGATGCTTGATTATCGATTAAAAAGTTTCGGTATATTTAAAAAGAAACCCATCGTTGAATGGGGCGCTGACTTATCTGAGTTAGATTTTCAAAATTTAACTTATTATCAAAAAGCGACCGAACAACCGGCTAGATCATGGGAGGATGTCCCTATAGAGATAAAAGAAACGTTTGAACGCATAGGTATCCCTGAAGCAGAAAGAGCCTACTTAGCTGGAGCAGCTGTTCAGTATGAATCAGAATCTGTTTATCATAATTTAAAACAAGAATTTGAAAAATTAGGTATCATTTTTACTGATACTGATTCAGCCTTAAAAGAATACCCGGAACTATTTAAAGAATATTTTGGAAGTGTCGTTCCTCCAACGGATAACTTTGAAGCAGCTTTAAATAGCGCCGTTTGGAGTGGAGGAACATTTATTTATGTTCCAAAAGGTGTAAAATGTGAGATCCCCTTACAAACCTATTTCCGTATTAACAATGAGTCATCGGGTCAGTTCGAAAGGACCTTAATTATCGTAGATGAAGGAGCTAGTATTCATTATGTTGAAGGTTGTACCGCCCCAACCTATTCTAAAGCTTCCTTGCATGCTGCAATTGTAGAGATAATTGTAAAAAAAGATGCTTATTGTCGTTATACAACCATTCAAAATTGGTCCAATAATGTATACAACCTAGTCACTAAAAGAGCCCACGCTTATGAAGGGGCAACCATGGAATGGATTGACGGAAATCTTGGTTCTAAAGTAACCATGAAGTACCCTAGCGTCTATTTGTTAGGTGAAAGAGCCCGCGGGACAATGTTATCGGTGGCATTTGCTGGTAAAGGTCAAATACAGGATACGGGTGCGAAGATGATGCATTATGCCCCCCATACCTCTAGTTCAATTACTTCAAAGTCGATTGCAAAAGATGGTGGTGAAGTTAATTATCGCGGTCAAGTCTATTTTGGAAAAAAATCCGAAGGCTCAATTTCACATATCGAGTGTGATACGATTATTATGGATGAATTATCAAAATCTGACACCATTCCATTCAATGAAATTCATAATGGGCAAGTGACTTTAGAACATGAAGCGAAAGTTTCTAGAATATCGCAAGAACAACTTTTCTATTTAATGAGTAGAGGTTTAACAGAAGAAGAAGCCACGGGTATGCTTGTTATGGGTTTTGTTGAGCCTTTTACTAAAGAATTACCCATGGAATATGCCGTAGAATTAAATCGTTTAATTGCTTATTCAATGGAAGGTTCCGTTGGTTAA
- a CDS encoding FUSC family protein, whose protein sequence is MKLRTVKIGPRIIKTGLAVSISILLATYLLPNSTGGLAGIAATLSTMPSVRKSYETLISRTTSFAIGGIISIIMIYIFDYTPIPPYISVGIATVLTIAVLTAINLNDMIGLAVVTVIVIMLSDDPNYVGVAINRVLETLIGVVVSFIINWLVYPPRYDSNFYQTLEYLTSETLVLIRATLRKNTDYSYMHRDIRWSRGQIIRLSSLYDLISNELVLTKKNRYKLAKKLVVYRHLRNTIEVTVDLSEVLHKNDYLYNNFPDEMRIMIRERIEILLTAHEQIMMKLSGKIAPENVNFMHITPEYRKKYVNKFFDEVWFNLDGKDEHADYFDTNGIIHIMSAIYKYEEALHKLNKIVRIYKQDVKGYDVSYDHVFDND, encoded by the coding sequence ATGAAACTTAGAACTGTAAAAATTGGCCCTCGTATTATCAAAACAGGTTTAGCCGTATCCATCTCTATATTACTCGCTACCTATTTATTACCCAACTCAACTGGAGGTCTCGCCGGTATCGCAGCGACACTTTCGACCATGCCATCCGTAAGAAAATCGTATGAAACGCTAATAAGTCGAACTACTTCCTTTGCAATTGGAGGTATTATTAGTATCATCATGATTTATATCTTTGATTATACACCCATTCCCCCTTATATATCCGTAGGGATTGCTACCGTTTTGACGATTGCCGTCTTAACAGCAATCAATCTCAATGACATGATTGGTTTAGCTGTTGTTACGGTCATCGTCATCATGCTAAGTGACGATCCAAATTATGTAGGGGTGGCAATTAACAGAGTTCTTGAAACATTAATTGGGGTTGTTGTCTCCTTTATCATTAATTGGCTAGTTTATCCACCACGATATGATTCAAATTTTTATCAAACGTTAGAGTATCTAACTTCAGAGACATTAGTTTTGATACGAGCTACTTTACGTAAAAACACCGATTATTCCTATATGCATCGTGATATTCGTTGGAGTCGCGGACAAATCATTCGTTTATCCTCATTATATGACTTAATTAGCAATGAATTAGTGTTAACAAAGAAAAATCGTTATAAGTTAGCTAAAAAGCTCGTCGTATACCGACACTTAAGAAACACAATTGAAGTGACCGTTGATTTGAGTGAAGTGTTGCATAAAAATGATTATCTATATAACAATTTCCCAGATGAAATGCGCATAATGATTCGTGAACGTATTGAAATTTTATTGACTGCCCATGAACAAATCATGATGAAACTCAGTGGTAAAATAGCGCCTGAAAATGTTAATTTTATGCACATAACACCTGAATATCGTAAGAAGTATGTGAATAAGTTTTTTGACGAAGTCTGGTTTAATTTAGATGGTAAAGATGAACACGCCGATTATTTTGACACAAACGGTATTATTCACATCATGTCTGCCATTTATAAATATGAAGAAGCACTACATAAACTTAACAAAATTGTAAGAATTTACAAACAAGATGTGAAAGGTTATGACGTATCCTACGACCATGTTTTTGATAACGATTAG
- the spxA gene encoding transcriptional regulator SpxA, translating into MVTLYVTPSCTSCRKARAWLEEHSIPYVERNIFTEPLSLTEIKEILRMTEEGTEDIISTRSKAYSELEVEISELPLNEFFKMVQEQPGLLRRPIMIDEKRLQIGFNEDEIRRFLPREVRALELQKARALVNE; encoded by the coding sequence ATGGTAACATTGTACGTAACGCCAAGCTGCACGTCTTGTAGGAAAGCTCGAGCATGGTTAGAAGAGCATTCGATTCCATATGTAGAACGAAATATTTTTACTGAGCCTCTTTCTTTAACTGAAATCAAAGAGATTTTAAGAATGACCGAAGAAGGTACAGAAGACATAATTTCTACACGTTCGAAAGCTTATTCTGAGTTAGAAGTTGAAATTAGCGAGTTACCATTGAATGAGTTTTTCAAAATGGTACAAGAACAACCAGGTTTGTTACGCCGTCCTATTATGATTGATGAAAAGAGATTGCAAATAGGCTTTAACGAGGATGAAATTCGTCGCTTCCTGCCGCGTGAAGTAAGAGCATTAGAATTGCAAAAAGCACGTGCCTTAGTTAATGAATAA
- a CDS encoding alpha/beta hydrolase, with protein sequence MSRRNNHYLKMETHYLPIPYYKENRRIRVLLPKDYEKDTWASYPVLYMHDGQNVFYSKESYSGYSWKVIPTLKEQTSLPKMIVVGIDNGGIKRLDEYGPWQTDLPNLQNDYVVGGVGMAYGEWVVNELKPFIDSQYRTKKEAKQTLLAGSSMGGLITAYMGSAYPDVFGTIGVFSLASWFSQRDFLDFVSHHPIPSENKIYLQVGTNEGDDVDSSMLNEKVNQVYIDTTLEYYQSLIGQGVGLNQIWLRILADEIHHEKYWADHFLEFLLFAFE encoded by the coding sequence ATGTCTCGTAGAAATAATCATTATTTAAAAATGGAAACACACTATTTACCAATACCATACTATAAGGAAAATCGGCGCATTCGCGTTTTATTACCAAAGGACTATGAGAAAGATACGTGGGCTAGTTATCCCGTCCTCTATATGCATGATGGCCAAAATGTCTTTTATAGTAAAGAATCTTATTCAGGCTATTCTTGGAAAGTTATTCCAACCCTTAAAGAACAGACAAGTTTACCCAAGATGATTGTCGTTGGCATCGATAATGGTGGGATTAAGCGCCTAGATGAGTATGGACCTTGGCAAACAGACTTACCTAATTTACAAAATGATTATGTAGTTGGTGGTGTTGGAATGGCTTATGGTGAATGGGTTGTCAATGAACTTAAACCTTTCATTGACAGTCAATATCGAACCAAAAAAGAAGCGAAGCAAACACTCTTGGCTGGAAGTTCTATGGGGGGATTGATTACGGCTTATATGGGGTCTGCTTATCCTGATGTTTTTGGGACAATTGGCGTTTTTTCGCTAGCATCATGGTTTAGTCAGAGGGATTTTCTTGACTTTGTCAGTCATCATCCAATCCCATCAGAAAATAAAATTTACCTGCAAGTTGGTACTAACGAAGGTGATGATGTGGATTCGTCCATGCTGAATGAAAAAGTTAACCAAGTGTATATTGATACGACCTTAGAGTATTATCAATCATTGATTGGTCAAGGAGTTGGATTAAATCAAATTTGGTTACGTATTTTAGCTGACGAAATCCATCATGAAAAATATTGGGCGGATCATTTTTTAGAATTTTTGTTATTTGCTTTTGAGTGA